A window of Microbacterium luteolum contains these coding sequences:
- a CDS encoding carbohydrate ABC transporter permease, producing MTVTIVETREAPAGASRPPAAPSRRRFWSASRRDQLAGYLFITPQLIGVVLFVLVPVGLAVWYSLNDWNIFSGRLEFVGGDNYADLLTDPQLPSVLLATVVFSGGIVVLNIALGLGLAVMLNRRFRGVTFFRTLFFSPVVVSVVAWTLVWGFLLQDNGGINGALSVIGIDGPNWLQSGDTAMIAVIVSQVVRSVGINMVLFLSALQGVPSELHEAARIDGAGSATIFFRITLPLISPTVLLTAIITIVGALQAFAQIAVLTGGGPGLSTTVLVYYVFQQAFEFNNIGYGSTLALMLLTFVMLLTLLQWQLRKKWVFYED from the coding sequence ATGACCGTCACCATCGTGGAAACCCGGGAGGCGCCCGCCGGCGCCTCCCGGCCCCCCGCCGCACCGTCCAGACGACGGTTCTGGTCGGCGTCGCGCCGCGACCAGCTCGCGGGCTACCTGTTCATCACGCCGCAGCTCATCGGCGTCGTGCTGTTCGTGCTCGTGCCCGTCGGACTCGCCGTCTGGTACAGCCTCAACGACTGGAACATCTTCAGCGGCCGCCTCGAGTTCGTGGGCGGCGACAACTACGCCGACCTGCTGACCGACCCCCAGCTGCCGTCCGTCCTGCTCGCGACGGTGGTCTTCTCCGGCGGCATCGTCGTCCTGAACATCGCTCTCGGCCTGGGACTCGCCGTGATGCTCAACCGCCGATTCCGCGGTGTGACCTTCTTCCGCACGCTGTTCTTCTCGCCGGTCGTCGTGTCGGTCGTCGCCTGGACGCTGGTCTGGGGATTCCTCCTGCAGGACAACGGCGGCATCAACGGCGCCCTCTCCGTCATCGGCATCGACGGCCCGAACTGGCTGCAGAGCGGCGACACGGCCATGATCGCCGTGATCGTCTCGCAGGTGGTCCGCAGCGTGGGGATCAACATGGTGCTGTTCCTCTCCGCCCTCCAGGGGGTGCCGAGCGAGCTGCACGAGGCCGCCCGCATCGACGGGGCAGGCAGCGCCACCATCTTCTTCCGCATCACGCTCCCGCTCATCTCGCCGACGGTGCTGCTCACCGCGATCATCACGATCGTCGGGGCGCTGCAGGCCTTCGCGCAGATCGCCGTCCTCACCGGCGGTGGGCCGGGTCTCTCCACGACCGTCCTGGTCTACTACGTCTTCCAGCAGGCATTCGAGTTCAACAACATCGGCTACGGGTCGACTCTCGCGCTCATGCTGCTGACGTTCGTGATGCTGCTGACGCTCCTGCAGTGGCAGCTCCGCAAGAAGTGGGTGTTCTATGAAGACTGA
- a CDS encoding ABC transporter substrate-binding protein: MNTAKKLFGAAALTVSIGLVTAGCAAAAPEPVETEAAPGSVDLRMSVWTSNEDQLALFDSIADAYKADHPEIGSITFESLPFADYNTTLTTQIAGGNAPDLAWMGDLSKDLIAADALVPLTDELEATKGWDYDDLLGSVTAEFSVDDELYAYPFSNSPFALYVNTDLLTLAGQTLPAEDPTWEDISTIGAAVNAATGKAGFVIRDFDYSSWNTLATVWTGWGASAWSDDGATCTFDSPEMVDAFQFLHDAAFVDKSMPGPGVAADFFAGDAAFTVAQVSRASLLDGTFAYDVIPLPAGPEGDYSVIGQAGVGVLSSSAHTQEATDFLAFLTDPENAALLAQYFPPPRASLLTGEKLAENNAKLTAEQLQAVVVDQVPDSVTLPNHTNPAEIAQKGKAAFDAMWVADADVEAVLGEVCEAIQPVLAN, from the coding sequence ATGAACACAGCAAAGAAGCTGTTCGGCGCCGCGGCGCTGACGGTATCGATCGGTCTCGTGACCGCGGGCTGCGCGGCTGCTGCGCCGGAACCCGTCGAGACCGAGGCCGCACCCGGCAGCGTCGATCTGCGGATGAGCGTGTGGACCTCGAACGAGGACCAGCTCGCGCTGTTCGACTCGATCGCCGACGCCTACAAGGCCGATCACCCGGAGATCGGGTCGATCACCTTCGAGAGCCTTCCGTTCGCCGACTACAACACGACGCTCACCACGCAGATCGCCGGCGGCAACGCCCCCGACCTCGCGTGGATGGGAGACCTGTCGAAGGACCTCATCGCGGCGGATGCCCTCGTCCCGCTCACCGACGAGCTCGAGGCGACGAAGGGCTGGGACTACGACGACCTCCTGGGCAGCGTCACCGCGGAGTTCTCCGTCGATGACGAGCTCTACGCATACCCGTTCTCGAACTCGCCCTTCGCGCTGTACGTCAACACCGACCTCCTGACGCTGGCGGGCCAGACGCTCCCCGCGGAGGATCCGACGTGGGAGGACATCTCGACGATCGGCGCCGCGGTCAACGCCGCCACCGGCAAGGCCGGCTTCGTCATCCGCGACTTCGACTACTCGTCGTGGAACACCCTCGCCACGGTCTGGACGGGCTGGGGAGCCTCGGCATGGTCCGACGACGGCGCGACCTGCACCTTCGACAGCCCGGAGATGGTCGACGCGTTCCAGTTCCTCCACGACGCCGCCTTCGTCGACAAGTCCATGCCGGGGCCGGGGGTGGCCGCCGACTTCTTCGCCGGCGACGCCGCCTTCACCGTCGCGCAGGTGTCGCGCGCGTCGCTGCTCGACGGGACCTTCGCCTACGACGTCATCCCGCTGCCCGCTGGGCCCGAGGGCGACTACTCGGTGATCGGCCAGGCCGGTGTCGGCGTGCTCTCCTCGAGCGCGCACACCCAGGAGGCCACCGACTTCCTCGCCTTCCTGACCGACCCGGAGAACGCCGCGCTGCTGGCCCAGTACTTCCCGCCGCCCCGTGCGTCGCTGCTCACGGGCGAGAAGCTCGCCGAGAACAACGCCAAGCTCACGGCGGAGCAGCTCCAGGCTGTCGTCGTCGACCAGGTGCCCGACTCCGTGACGCTGCCCAACCACACCAACCCGGCGGAGATCGCGCAGAAGGGCAAGGCGGCCTTCGATGCGATGTGGGTCGCGGATGCCGACGTCGAGGCCGTGCTCGGAGAGGTGTGCGAGGCGATCCAGCCCGTGCTCGCGAACTGA